GCGGTTTTTTTTGCTTACCTGGTCGGCATGCTGGTGGCATTTCTACTGATGCGCGGGCATGTTTTTAATGCGAGTCAGGGGACACTTGCGCCGCAAGTGTACAAGTTTGTGGCGGTAAACATTCTTGCCGTTCTTCAGACGTTAGCGATCAGTCTGTTGCTGGCGCGCTGGTTGTTACCCTCATTTGGCATCGTGGATCACGCCGAAGCAATCGGCCATCTGGTGGGCGTGCTGGTACCGGTGGTGACCAGTTATTTCGGCCATAAGTTGTTAACCTTTCGATGAGCAAGTTTTTCACTCGACTTCAGGGTGCGCTGCGTGAGCGGCGCATCATTCGGGCCATTGTCTGGTTTGTCACTATCGGCGTGCTGCTTAATCTGACCGCTGTTTTCTGGTCAGGCTGGCATGAGACAGTCGCGGCATTCGCCGCGTTAGGGCTTCAGACGCTGGTGATCAGTGCCGTGGTGTCGAGTAGCTCTTATCTGTGGCGTTTTGGCCGCTGGGAATATTCTCTCCACTGCCTTGAAAATGTCGTGCCCAGATTCACCCATTTCGCCGTTTACCTGTCCGGGCTAGCCTTAACGGCAACACCCGGAAAATCCGGAGAAACGTTCCGTTCTGCATTATTAGTCCCGCATGGCGTAAAAGTTCCCGATAGCCTCGCCGCCTTCCTTGTTGACAGGGGATCCGATGTTTTAGGGATGGTTTTGCTGGGTGCGCTGGCCGCTCTCCTGGCGGAGCATCACCTTGCATGGGTGTGGCTGCTGTCGTTTGCTGCCCTGCTGCTGGCAAGCTGTGTCTTCTCATACGTTCTGTCACACCCCAGGGTCAGCAATAGCTGGAGTCGGCTGGATCGTGCGATGACATGGTTACCCATTAAGGGAGGACAAGCCATGCTCGAAGCCTGGTCCAGGGTGTGGAAACTACCAAGAGTCTCAGCCTTTTCGGGTGTCGCGATGGTTGCCTATGGCACACAGGCTCTGGTATTTGCCTGGTTCTGCCACATTTTAGGCACGGGAGTTTCAGGTGCTGACTGCGTGTTAATCTTCGTGCAAGCAACGTTGTTCGGCGCAGCAAGTATGATACCAGCCGGGCTAGGCGTCATGGAGGCAGCGCTGGTTTTTCAACTGGTTGCGCATGGCGTTAACGACGGTACGGCGATGTCGTTGGCGATCTCCATTCGTCTGGTGACACTGTGGTTTGGCATGTCTCTGGGTGCCTTGTCTCTGCTACTGTTGTCTGGTCGAAAACTGGGTATACAGCAAGACCCCACCAGAACACGATGATTCATTTACAGTTTATTCCTAAAGCCAGATGTGACTGAGCGTGCCATTGTTAACTACGGTCAGAACATTAATGACTTTGATGAGGGAATATTCATGAAAAAGACAATTATCGCTTTATCAGCATTTCTGCTGGCTTCGTCGGCTTTTGCCGCCACCACACACGCAACCGATGAAACCGTCGCCAATGCACAGGCAGGCGCGAATACCGCAAAAGAGAAACTGCATCAGGCTCAGGATGAAGGGTCTGAACTGAAGCTCAAGTCTAAACATGCTGCTGAAGGTAAAAGCGATAGCCTGAGTAGTAAGGCAAGCGAAGGTACGCAAAAGGCCTGGCATAGCACCAAAGAAGGGACTGAAAAAGGTTGGGATGCAACCAAAGAAGGTGCTCAGAAAGGCTGGAACAAAACCAAAGAAGGTGCCAGCGACGTGAAGAAAAAAGTCACCGAATAAGTTAACTCAGAGGCCGCAAATGCGGCCTTTTCTTTATTTTAACCAACCCCATTCTTTGCTTCCTGCCTTCATAGACCTTACACTGCTTTTTTCCTTCAAAAACCATTAAACACGCTTATGTCTGACACCTTCATCCGCCAGCCGCTTCCCCTGCCAAACGGTCACAACAAAGTGCTGCTGCATTCATGCTGCGCGCCCTGCTCCGGTGAAGTGATGGAAGCGATGCTGGCTTCCGGTATCGATTACACCATTTTCTTTTACAACCCAAACATTCATCCACTGAAAGAATACGAACTGCGGAAGGAAGAAAATATCCGTTTTGCCGAGCAGTTTGGTGTCCCTTTTGTCGATGCCGATTATGACAAAGACAACTGGTTCGAACGCGCTCGTGGTATGGAGTGGGAGCCGGAACGCGGTGTGCGTTGCACCATGTGTTTTGATATGCGCTTCGAACGCACTGCATTATATGCCCACGAACATGGCTTTCCGGTCATCACCAGCTCACTGGGTATTTCGCGCTGGAAGAATATGCAGCAAATCAACGATTGCGGTGTGCGTGCCGCCGCACGTTATCCGGATATGCTGTATTGGGAATTTAACTGGCGCAAAGGTGGGGGGTCCGCACGCATGATCGAAATCAGTAAGCGCGAGCGTTTCTATCAGCAGGAATATTGTGGTTGCATCTATTCATTACGCGACAGTAACCGCCATCGCGTCGCCAGCGGTCGGGAACGCATCGAGATTGGCGTGCAGTATTATCAACCTGATGAAGATTAGCTCTGCAGGATGCTGGTGAAAAAACGCTGAACCATGGTCGCATCCGGCTGCCTGCCTTCCTGGATAATGGAACGCAGCAGCCAGGCATCAGTGAACGCTACCGCAGCTTCCGCCTGCTGCGAAGTCAACGCCAGTTGCTGTTGCAGTATTTGCTGATGACTGGTAATCCATGCCGCTGCTGCCTGCCGCAGACGAGGGCGTGAAACCGCAGCAACAAACAATTCGTACTCACAAATCAATCTGGCCCGCGCATCCAGCGTCCAGAACAAGAACCGGGTTAGCTGCCGTGCGATGTCCGTTTCGGCTTCCCCGAGAAACCACTCTTGTGTTTGCCGGGTAAAATTCTCCACCGCCCGTTCGATGACCGCCGCATGCAGCTCATCGAGATTTTTAAAATGATAAGTGACGGTTCCTGGCGAGATAGCACAATCGGTCGCCACTGCGCGATGGGTACAGGCATGTAATCCGTCACGACGAATAATCGCCGCCGCGCAGTGCAGAATACTGTCACGCATCTGCTCACCACCAGCGCGCATCGCTCTCTTCCCGACACTCATCATCTGGTCCTTATTATTTCAACAGCTGTGCACTGCCAGAAAAGGTGTTTTTGCCGTTGGCAGAAGTGATATGAAACGCCGGGGCACCTGCACGGTCGGCTTTTTGGGCGAGCGCTGCAACCAGATCGTCAAGATTGCTGGCACCGCTGGCACTGATATGCCCGATCACCTGCTGCGTACCCGGAGACGCAATTTCAGTGGCGGCCAGCGCCGAAGCACTCAGGGAGACCAGCGCACCGGCCATCATCAGTTTTACAAGGATAGTTTTCATATTTGCTCCAATAGGGGGGAATGTTGGAGCGCATGGTAGAGCGATGGTCAGATAAACATAACCCTGTCACCCTGACAGACTTATTCATTAAAATTGAATAAGTTCACTCCATTAAAATACCGTACAACGTACAAAATAAGAAACTATCATCTATAAAATAACGACACATTGATTAAACATGCCAAAAACAGGCATTCATCGTACCAGCGTACGATAAATCCATGTCAAGCCTTGCGTATTCTGGTCAAAAAAAAGCAGCGTTTCCTGGAAAACGCTGCTGTTATAACCGCCCAAATCGTTAAATCCGTTAACGCACCACCACCGTTAACAGCACGATCACTGCCATGATGATTAGCAGATGGCACACCACTTTATCCAGTTTGCGCATATCGCCTCCCTGGTTTTAGAACCACTGACCAAAACGTTTGATGTAGAGCGTTTTCATGCCCTGCGCCACCACGCAGTAACCCAGCAGAATCGCGACCAGCCACGGGAAGTAGGCCCACGGCAGCGGTACCAGACCCACCATCGCGCCGAGTGGTGAGAACGGTAGCAAAATCCCCGCCACCATTACGCAGGCGGTAGCGAGCAACACCGGCAACGCCGCGCGGCTCTGGATAAACGGAATCTTTTGTGTGCGCAGCATATGCACCACCAACGTCTGTGACAGCAACCCTTCTACAAACCAGCCAGACTGGAACAGCGACTGTACTGCCGGAGTATTGGCAGCGAACACATACCACATGACAGCAAAGGTTGTGATATCAAAGATGGAAGATGTCGGCCCAATCCACAGCATGAAACGTTTGATATTACGCGCATCCCATTTACGCGGTTTACGCAGGAATTCACGGTCCATTTTGTCCCACGGCAATGCCAGCTGGGAAACGTCATACATCAGGTTCTGAATCAGCAGATGTATCGCCAGCATTGGCAGGAACGGTATAAAGGCGCTCGCTACCAGCACGGAAAAAACGTTGCCGAAGTTAGAGCTGGCGGTCATATTCAGGTACTTAATGATGTTACCGAAGGTTTCCCGCCCCTTCATCACACCCGCCTCCAGCACCATCAGATCTTTTTCCAGCAGGATAATGTCAGATGATTCTTTCGCGATATCCGCGGCACTATCGACAGAGATCCCTACATCCGCATCGCGCAGGGCTGGTGCATCGTTGATACCGTCCCCCAGGAAGCCAACGGTATGATCCTGCTGTTGCAGCGCACGCAGGATGCGTGATTTCTGCAATGGCGTCAGTTTGGCAAATACCGCACTCTGCGCGGCCACTGTCGCCAGTTGTTCATCACTCATCGCCGCAATATCATCACCGGTGACGATGGTGCCACAGTCAATACCGACCTGCTGGCAGATACGCGCCGTCACGACCGGGTTATCACCGGTCAGCACTTTGACGCTGACACCGTTTTCCTGCAGCGCTGTAATGGCTTTCGCGGCACTCTCTTTCGGCGGATCGAGGAAGGTGAGCAACCCTTCAATCGTCAATCCCTGCTCATCTGCCACGCTCAGCGCATGCTGTAAGCCAGGTTCCGGCAAAACACGGCTTGCCACCAGCAGCACGCGAAAGCCCTGTTCATTATACTGATGCGCCAGCGCCAGCAGCTCCGCACGACGGCTCGCATCCAATGGCTGGGTAAGCTTACCTTCACGTTCCGCAGTGGCAATGCTCAGCATCTCTTCCACCGCGCCTTTGCAGATCAGCAGCTGCTGGCCAAGACGACGGTCTGCCACCACCACCGATACCCGGCGGCGAACAAAATCAAACGGCAGCTCATCCACTTTGCTGTAGTAATCCGCGACGGCACTGCTGACGCGACCTTCACCGTAGCGCAAAATTGCGCGATCCATCAGATTGGGCGTGCTGCTTTGATAGTGGCTGTTCAGCCAGCTCAGCATCAGTACGCGTGAGTTTTCCACACCCGCACAATCAAGATGGTGCTCCAGAATAATGTTGTCCTGGGTTAGCGTGCCGGTTTTATCGGTACACAGGATATCCATCGCGCCAAGGTTCTGAATCGCGTTCAGTCGTTTCACGATCACTTTGCGGCGAGACATGGCGATCGCACCTTTCGCCAGGTTGGAGCTGACAATCATCGGCAACATCTCCGGTGTCAGACCCACCGCCACCGCCAGGGCAAACAACGCCGCATCCAGCCAGTCACCTTTGGTCAGGCCGTTAATCAGCAAAACCACCGGCACCATCACCAGCATAAAACGGATCAGCAGCCAGCTGACGCTGTTAACCCCACGGTCAAACGAGGTTTGCGTACGGTTGCCGACGATGGATTTCGCCAGGCTGCCAAAATAGGTTTCCTCACCGGTCGCCACCACCACGGCTTTCGCGGTACCGCTGGAAACGTTAGTTCCCATCAGGCACACGCTACCCAGTTCCAGCAGAGAAGTCCCCTGCTCGCTGGAAGCACTGCTTTTGCTGGCGAGATTGCCGGTGACGTCATATTTCTCCACCGGCAGCGATTCACCCGTCAGGATCGCCTGGCTGATAAACAGATCGCGTGAATCAAGCAGGCGCACATCGGCAGGCACCAGATCCCCGGCAGAGAGATAAATGATGTCACCCGGCACCAGGGTGGCAATGTCCACTTCCTGTTTACGCGCCGGTTGCTGCGCCGATTCACGACGCAGTACCGTCGCGGTGGTACGCACCATCGATTTGAGTGCCTGAGCCGCTTTATTGGTACGGAATTCCTGCCAGAAGCGCAGCAAACCGCTGAGCGTTACCATCGTCACAATGATGATGACACCGGTCAGATCGGTCTCCTCGCCATGACGTGCTGGCATCCAGTAATCAGTGAAGAAACTGACGCCAGCCAGCACCATCAGGACATAGATAAAGGGATTGTTGAACGCCACTAACAGCTGCACCAGCGCCGATGGGGCTTTGTCATGTGCCACCTGGTTGTGACCAAATACCGCCAGGCGCGCTTCTGCTTCGCTGGCACTCAGCCCCTGCGCATCGCTATGCACCCGAGCCAGGGTCTCACTGGCGGTGAAAGCCGCTTCTTCTTCAATCAGATAGCGCGGGGT
This genomic stretch from Pantoea cypripedii harbors:
- a CDS encoding DUF1471 domain-containing protein, translating into MKTILVKLMMAGALVSLSASALAATEIASPGTQQVIGHISASGASNLDDLVAALAQKADRAGAPAFHITSANGKNTFSGSAQLLK
- the mgtA gene encoding magnesium-translocating P-type ATPase; protein product: MTDMKLNKEKRALNIARQPRQKTPRYLIEEEAAFTASETLARVHSDAQGLSASEAEARLAVFGHNQVAHDKAPSALVQLLVAFNNPFIYVLMVLAGVSFFTDYWMPARHGEETDLTGVIIIVTMVTLSGLLRFWQEFRTNKAAQALKSMVRTTATVLRRESAQQPARKQEVDIATLVPGDIIYLSAGDLVPADVRLLDSRDLFISQAILTGESLPVEKYDVTGNLASKSSASSEQGTSLLELGSVCLMGTNVSSGTAKAVVVATGEETYFGSLAKSIVGNRTQTSFDRGVNSVSWLLIRFMLVMVPVVLLINGLTKGDWLDAALFALAVAVGLTPEMLPMIVSSNLAKGAIAMSRRKVIVKRLNAIQNLGAMDILCTDKTGTLTQDNIILEHHLDCAGVENSRVLMLSWLNSHYQSSTPNLMDRAILRYGEGRVSSAVADYYSKVDELPFDFVRRRVSVVVADRRLGQQLLICKGAVEEMLSIATAEREGKLTQPLDASRRAELLALAHQYNEQGFRVLLVASRVLPEPGLQHALSVADEQGLTIEGLLTFLDPPKESAAKAITALQENGVSVKVLTGDNPVVTARICQQVGIDCGTIVTGDDIAAMSDEQLATVAAQSAVFAKLTPLQKSRILRALQQQDHTVGFLGDGINDAPALRDADVGISVDSAADIAKESSDIILLEKDLMVLEAGVMKGRETFGNIIKYLNMTASSNFGNVFSVLVASAFIPFLPMLAIHLLIQNLMYDVSQLALPWDKMDREFLRKPRKWDARNIKRFMLWIGPTSSIFDITTFAVMWYVFAANTPAVQSLFQSGWFVEGLLSQTLVVHMLRTQKIPFIQSRAALPVLLATACVMVAGILLPFSPLGAMVGLVPLPWAYFPWLVAILLGYCVVAQGMKTLYIKRFGQWF
- a CDS encoding GtrA family protein; translation: MISPQFLRFLVAGGIAASANFGSRFVFSMFVGYGFAVFFAYLVGMLVAFLLMRGHVFNASQGTLAPQVYKFVAVNILAVLQTLAISLLLARWLLPSFGIVDHAEAIGHLVGVLVPVVTSYFGHKLLTFR
- a CDS encoding lysylphosphatidylglycerol synthase transmembrane domain-containing protein, which produces MSKFFTRLQGALRERRIIRAIVWFVTIGVLLNLTAVFWSGWHETVAAFAALGLQTLVISAVVSSSSYLWRFGRWEYSLHCLENVVPRFTHFAVYLSGLALTATPGKSGETFRSALLVPHGVKVPDSLAAFLVDRGSDVLGMVLLGALAALLAEHHLAWVWLLSFAALLLASCVFSYVLSHPRVSNSWSRLDRAMTWLPIKGGQAMLEAWSRVWKLPRVSAFSGVAMVAYGTQALVFAWFCHILGTGVSGADCVLIFVQATLFGAASMIPAGLGVMEAALVFQLVAHGVNDGTAMSLAISIRLVTLWFGMSLGALSLLLLSGRKLGIQQDPTRTR
- a CDS encoding TetR/AcrR family transcriptional regulator, encoding MRAGGEQMRDSILHCAAAIIRRDGLHACTHRAVATDCAISPGTVTYHFKNLDELHAAVIERAVENFTRQTQEWFLGEAETDIARQLTRFLFWTLDARARLICEYELFVAAVSRPRLRQAAAAWITSHQQILQQQLALTSQQAEAAVAFTDAWLLRSIIQEGRQPDATMVQRFFTSILQS
- a CDS encoding epoxyqueuosine reductase QueH is translated as MSDTFIRQPLPLPNGHNKVLLHSCCAPCSGEVMEAMLASGIDYTIFFYNPNIHPLKEYELRKEENIRFAEQFGVPFVDADYDKDNWFERARGMEWEPERGVRCTMCFDMRFERTALYAHEHGFPVITSSLGISRWKNMQQINDCGVRAAARYPDMLYWEFNWRKGGGSARMIEISKRERFYQQEYCGCIYSLRDSNRHRVASGRERIEIGVQYYQPDED